A single window of Luteipulveratus halotolerans DNA harbors:
- the moaC gene encoding cyclic pyranopterin monophosphate synthase MoaC encodes MTSDPDRLTHVRDDGTAHMVDVSAKQVTAREASAAGRVLLSAAAVAALRDGTVPKGDALAVARIAGIQAAKRTPELVPLAHPVAVHAVTVDLTVADDGVDITSTVRTADRTGIEMEALTCVSVAALALVDMVKAVDKHARITDIRVTAKSGGRSGDWREGGASS; translated from the coding sequence ATGACGTCCGACCCCGACCGGCTGACGCACGTGCGTGACGACGGCACGGCCCACATGGTCGACGTCAGCGCCAAGCAGGTAACGGCTCGCGAGGCGTCGGCGGCCGGACGGGTGCTGCTGTCGGCGGCCGCGGTCGCCGCCCTGCGTGACGGCACCGTGCCCAAGGGCGACGCGCTCGCCGTGGCGCGCATCGCGGGCATCCAGGCCGCCAAGCGCACTCCTGAGCTGGTGCCGCTCGCACACCCGGTCGCCGTGCACGCGGTCACGGTCGACCTCACCGTGGCCGATGACGGCGTCGACATCACCTCGACGGTGCGCACGGCCGACCGCACCGGCATCGAGATGGAGGCGCTGACCTGCGTCAGCGTCGCCGCGCTCGCCCTCGTCGACATGGTCAAGGCCGTCGACAAGCACGCCCGCATCACCGACATCCGCGTCACCGCCAAGTCCGGTGGCCGCTCGGGCGACTGGCGCGAGGGTGGTGCCTCGTCGTGA
- a CDS encoding molybdopterin molybdotransferase MoeA — protein sequence MGSHRRGARPHQRRPPRRGDPLSPISVEQHLSRVVGTVRPLDPLRVATIDALGLVLTAPVRSAVDLPGFDNSAMDGYAVVAADLAGATPDAPVALPVLGDIPAGDTERHTLTAGSCWRIMTGAPVPEGADAVVQVELTDAGVQRVQVRAEVAVGTAVRRAGEDVRKGDLVLDAGVRLLPHHIAACVAAGAADVEVRPAPRVAVITTGDELVPVGAPLRHGQIHDSNGPMLAAAVRACGAVVASLVHVGDRDDESLADVVRRVAGDADAIVTSGGISAGAYEPVKEAFASGDAVRFDSVAMQPGKPQGFGLVGDGVPLFALPGNPVSSLVSFETFVVPALRCMAGRDQARVSWRASVTRGWRSPAGRVQLARVLLTRSAGGWQVEPSGAQGSHILGGLAAANAIAVIAADVDVVREGDEVDVHLLPGEEIPS from the coding sequence GTGGGCTCGCACCGACGAGGCGCTCGGCCGCACCAACGACGCCCACCTCGACGAGGAGACCCACTGAGCCCGATCAGCGTCGAGCAGCACCTGTCCCGCGTCGTCGGGACGGTGCGCCCGCTCGACCCGCTGCGGGTCGCGACGATCGACGCGCTCGGGCTGGTCCTCACGGCGCCGGTCCGCAGCGCCGTCGACCTGCCTGGTTTCGACAACTCCGCGATGGACGGGTACGCCGTCGTCGCCGCAGACCTCGCAGGTGCGACGCCGGATGCGCCGGTCGCGCTGCCCGTGCTCGGCGACATCCCGGCCGGTGACACCGAGCGGCACACGCTCACGGCGGGTTCGTGCTGGCGCATCATGACCGGTGCGCCCGTGCCCGAGGGCGCCGATGCGGTGGTGCAGGTCGAGCTCACCGACGCCGGTGTGCAGCGAGTGCAGGTCCGGGCCGAGGTCGCGGTCGGCACCGCCGTCCGCCGCGCGGGTGAGGACGTCCGCAAGGGCGACCTCGTCCTCGACGCCGGTGTCCGGCTGCTCCCGCACCACATCGCTGCCTGCGTGGCGGCCGGCGCCGCAGACGTCGAGGTACGCCCCGCCCCGCGCGTGGCCGTCATCACCACCGGCGACGAGCTCGTCCCCGTCGGCGCTCCGTTGCGGCACGGCCAGATCCACGACAGCAACGGCCCGATGCTGGCCGCCGCTGTCCGTGCCTGCGGTGCGGTCGTCGCGTCCCTCGTCCACGTCGGTGACCGTGACGACGAGTCGCTCGCCGACGTCGTACGCCGCGTGGCCGGCGACGCCGACGCGATCGTGACGTCCGGCGGCATCAGCGCGGGGGCGTACGAACCCGTCAAGGAGGCCTTCGCGTCCGGTGACGCTGTGCGCTTCGACAGCGTGGCGATGCAGCCGGGCAAGCCCCAGGGGTTCGGGCTGGTCGGCGACGGTGTGCCGTTGTTCGCGCTGCCCGGCAACCCGGTGTCGTCCCTGGTGTCGTTCGAGACGTTCGTCGTGCCGGCCCTGCGGTGCATGGCCGGACGCGACCAGGCTCGAGTCTCGTGGCGTGCCAGCGTGACTCGTGGCTGGCGGTCGCCGGCCGGGCGCGTCCAGCTCGCCCGCGTGCTGCTGACCCGCAGCGCCGGCGGCTGGCAGGTCGAGCCGTCCGGTGCACAGGGCAGCCACATCCTCGGCGGTCTCGCCGCGGCCAACGCGATCGCCGTGATCGCTGCGGACGTCGACGTCGTACGAGAGGGTGACGAGGTCGACGTACACCTGCTGCCCGGTGAGGAGATCCCGTCATGA
- the galU gene encoding UTP--glucose-1-phosphate uridylyltransferase GalU, producing MTSTSRPAPVRKAVIPAAGLGTRFLPATKAIPKEMLPVVDKPAIQYVVEEAVRAGLTDVLTITGRNKAALEDHFDRHWELEQALEKKGDQLRLRRVHKSANLGEVHFVRQGEPRGLGHAVLCARSHVGNEPFAVLLGDDLIDEQEHLLERMIEAQTKHGGSVIALMEVPEDQIHLYGCAAVTAIDGEDDDVVRVTDLVEKPAVGEAPSNLAIIGRYVLDPSIFDILDHTEPGRGNEIQLTDALKEAAGVDGAGGGVIGVVFRGRRYDTGDRLDYLKAMVRLGVRHRELGADFRGWLLEWARTDEALGRTNDAHLDEETH from the coding sequence ATGACGTCGACCTCACGACCTGCACCCGTACGCAAGGCCGTCATCCCTGCGGCCGGCCTGGGCACCCGATTCCTCCCCGCGACCAAGGCGATCCCCAAGGAGATGCTGCCGGTCGTCGACAAGCCGGCGATCCAGTACGTCGTCGAGGAGGCGGTCCGGGCGGGCCTGACCGACGTCCTCACGATCACGGGACGCAACAAGGCCGCGCTCGAGGACCACTTCGACCGGCACTGGGAGCTCGAGCAGGCGCTGGAGAAGAAGGGCGACCAGCTGCGGCTGCGCCGGGTGCACAAGTCGGCCAACCTCGGCGAGGTCCACTTCGTACGCCAGGGCGAGCCCCGCGGTCTCGGTCACGCCGTGCTGTGCGCCCGCTCGCACGTCGGCAACGAGCCGTTCGCGGTGCTGCTCGGTGATGACCTGATCGACGAGCAGGAGCACCTGCTGGAGCGCATGATCGAGGCGCAGACCAAGCACGGCGGCAGCGTCATCGCGCTGATGGAGGTGCCCGAGGACCAGATCCACCTCTACGGCTGCGCAGCGGTCACCGCGATCGACGGCGAGGACGACGACGTCGTGCGCGTCACCGACCTGGTCGAGAAGCCCGCCGTCGGCGAGGCCCCGAGCAACCTGGCGATCATCGGCCGCTACGTGCTCGACCCGTCGATCTTCGACATCCTCGACCACACCGAGCCCGGTCGCGGCAACGAGATCCAGCTGACCGACGCGCTCAAGGAGGCCGCGGGCGTCGACGGCGCCGGCGGCGGTGTGATCGGCGTCGTCTTCCGCGGGCGCCGGTACGACACCGGTGACCGGCTCGACTACCTCAAGGCGATGGTGCGCCTCGGCGTCCGTCACCGCGAGCTCGGCGCCGACTTCCGCGGCTGGCTGCTGGAGTGGGCTCGCACCGACGAGGCGCTCGGCCGCACCAACGACGCCCACCTCGACGAGGAGACCCACTGA
- a CDS encoding 5-formyltetrahydrofolate cyclo-ligase → MWRTLPDTKAQARRVVRAERRHRRDTPSYADRAADAAALTDAVLATLGEATTVAAYESLPTEPPTETLIARLTAAGHRVLLPVLLPDNDLDWRAAGSDSTPLGRAAIGEAGLVVVPALAIGRDGMRLGQGGGSYDRALARRTPGTRLIALVYDDELAAGVPTDPHDQAVDAVVTPGHGLVDLPSGGTLRLRD, encoded by the coding sequence ATGTGGCGCACTCTTCCCGACACCAAGGCGCAGGCCCGTCGGGTCGTGCGCGCCGAGCGTCGGCACCGACGCGACACACCGTCGTACGCCGACCGCGCCGCCGACGCCGCGGCCCTCACCGACGCGGTGCTGGCCACGCTGGGTGAGGCGACCACCGTGGCGGCGTACGAGTCGCTCCCGACCGAGCCTCCGACCGAGACGTTGATCGCCCGGCTCACGGCCGCCGGCCATCGCGTGCTCCTGCCCGTCCTGCTGCCCGACAACGACCTCGACTGGCGCGCGGCAGGTTCCGACAGCACGCCGCTCGGCCGCGCCGCGATCGGCGAGGCCGGTCTCGTCGTCGTCCCGGCCCTCGCGATCGGACGCGACGGGATGCGGCTCGGCCAGGGCGGCGGGAGCTACGACCGGGCGCTCGCCCGCCGCACGCCCGGCACTCGCCTGATCGCCCTCGTGTACGACGACGAGCTGGCCGCCGGCGTCCCCACCGACCCGCACGACCAGGCCGTGGACGCCGTCGTGACACCGGGACACGGCCTCGTGGACCTCCCCAGCGGAGGGACACTCCGCCTGAGAGACTAG
- a CDS encoding potassium/proton antiporter — MPALAPSSALLTDRLSGWLLIGAIVLLVSVAAVRLANTWGVPTLLLYLAIGIALGESGLGIKFDDPAIAQVLGYSALILILTEGGLTTSWSAIRPSVAPAALLSTLGVLVSVVVVGVSVHFLLGLSWNVSMLLGAVVSSTDVAAVFSVLRVVPLPARLRGMLEAESGFNDAPVVLLVVALAEQAAPSGPHHSWLFVFGEAAFELIGGALIGLALGYLLGRLLRTSSPGSSGLFSIAVVGVAVLAYAAADAVHTSGFIATYVCALVLGNLHLPHRAAVRGFGQAVGWLAQIGLFVMLGLLASPDRLLDQLGPALVVGLVLLLLARPLSVLATMSWFRMPLREQAFLSWAGLRGAVPVVLASVPFTLGTPDTEWILDLVFVLVVIFTLVQAPTLPWITRRLGIVESAPTLDVDIEATPLDQLDADVVQVSVGETSRLHGVEIFELRLPPGANVTLVVRDGEGFVPTMRTALRRGDSLLVVTTQKVRRQTIRRIRDVSREGRLAGWRPSVERPPAG; from the coding sequence ATGCCTGCCCTGGCCCCCTCGAGTGCGCTGCTCACCGACCGGCTCAGCGGCTGGCTCCTGATCGGCGCGATCGTGCTGCTCGTGTCGGTCGCGGCGGTGCGCCTGGCCAACACGTGGGGTGTGCCGACGCTGCTGCTCTACCTCGCCATCGGCATCGCGCTCGGTGAGTCGGGGCTCGGCATCAAGTTCGACGACCCGGCGATCGCGCAGGTCCTCGGCTACAGCGCCCTCATCCTCATCCTCACCGAGGGCGGCCTCACCACGTCGTGGTCGGCGATCAGACCCTCGGTCGCACCGGCGGCCCTGCTCTCGACCCTCGGCGTCCTCGTCTCCGTGGTCGTGGTGGGCGTCTCGGTGCACTTCCTGCTCGGGCTGTCCTGGAACGTCTCGATGCTGCTCGGTGCGGTCGTCAGCTCCACCGACGTCGCGGCCGTGTTCTCGGTGCTGCGGGTGGTGCCGCTGCCGGCCCGGCTGCGCGGCATGCTCGAGGCCGAGTCCGGCTTCAACGACGCACCGGTCGTGCTGCTCGTGGTCGCCCTCGCCGAGCAGGCCGCGCCGTCCGGGCCCCACCACTCGTGGCTGTTCGTGTTCGGCGAGGCGGCGTTCGAGCTGATCGGCGGGGCCCTGATCGGCCTGGCCCTCGGCTACCTCCTCGGCCGGCTGCTGCGCACCAGCTCGCCCGGCTCGTCCGGCCTCTTCTCCATCGCCGTCGTCGGCGTCGCCGTGCTCGCGTACGCCGCCGCCGACGCCGTGCACACCAGCGGGTTCATCGCGACCTACGTCTGCGCACTCGTCCTCGGCAACCTGCACCTGCCCCACCGGGCGGCCGTCCGCGGGTTCGGTCAGGCGGTCGGCTGGCTCGCCCAGATCGGGCTGTTCGTCATGCTCGGCCTGCTCGCCTCGCCCGACCGACTGCTCGACCAGCTCGGCCCCGCGCTCGTGGTCGGTCTGGTGCTGCTCCTGCTCGCCCGGCCGTTGTCCGTGCTCGCGACCATGTCGTGGTTCCGGATGCCGCTGCGCGAGCAGGCGTTCCTGTCGTGGGCGGGCCTGCGTGGTGCCGTCCCGGTCGTGCTCGCGAGCGTGCCGTTCACGCTCGGCACCCCCGACACCGAGTGGATCCTCGACCTGGTGTTCGTCCTGGTCGTGATCTTCACGCTCGTGCAGGCGCCGACCCTGCCCTGGATCACCCGACGTCTCGGCATCGTCGAGTCCGCACCGACCCTCGACGTCGACATCGAGGCGACCCCGCTCGACCAGCTCGACGCCGACGTCGTCCAGGTGTCCGTCGGCGAGACCTCCCGGCTGCACGGCGTCGAGATCTTCGAGCTGCGCCTGCCGCCCGGAGCCAACGTCACCCTCGTGGTCCGTGACGGTGAGGGGTTCGTCCCCACCATGCGGACGGCACTGAGGCGCGGCGACTCGCTGCTCGTCGTCACGACCCAGAAGGTCCGTCGCCAGACGATCCGACGCATCCGCGACGTCTCACGCGAGGGCCGCCTCGCGGGCTGGCGGCCCTCCGTCGAGCGGCCCCCCGCGGGCTGA
- a CDS encoding FmdB family zinc ribbon protein: MPTYPYACTECGHQFEVFQSFSDDALTECPQCQGKLRKVWGSVGVVFKGSGFYRNDSRGDGKSSSSSTTASSTSSSTTSSTSTSSASSSDSASSSSSTSSSSSGTTSGAA, encoded by the coding sequence ATGCCTACGTACCCCTATGCCTGCACCGAGTGCGGTCACCAGTTCGAGGTGTTCCAGTCCTTCAGCGACGACGCCCTGACCGAGTGCCCGCAGTGCCAGGGCAAGCTCCGCAAGGTGTGGGGTTCGGTCGGCGTGGTGTTCAAGGGCTCCGGGTTCTACCGCAACGACAGCCGCGGTGACGGCAAGAGCTCCTCCTCCAGCACCACCGCGTCGAGCACCTCGTCCTCGACGACGTCCTCCACGAGCACGTCGTCCGCGAGCTCGTCCGACTCCGCGTCGTCCTCGTCGTCGACCAGCAGCTCCTCCTCGGGTACGACGTCCGGCGCGGCCTGA
- a CDS encoding S-methyl-5'-thioadenosine phosphorylase has translation MTQTPRADIGVIGGSGFYSFLDGVERVRVDTPFGEPSDEVALGELDGRRVAFLARHGQGHRFPPHRVPYRANLWALRSLGVRQVLAPCAVGSLRPELGPGTVVVPDQVVDRTWGREHTVYDQIGPVAHVAFADPYCPRGRAAVLAASQDRAAGAATDGGTLVVINGPRFSTRAESQWHQAASWDVVGMTGMPEASIARELAMCLTSVCLVTDHDAGVEAGEHVTHDEVLRVFADNIEGLKTLLRSTIAALPEPEADDTATCSCRRVLDGLQLPIELP, from the coding sequence ATGACCCAGACACCCCGCGCCGACATCGGTGTGATCGGCGGATCCGGTTTCTACTCCTTCCTCGACGGCGTCGAGCGGGTGCGCGTCGACACCCCGTTCGGGGAGCCGAGCGACGAGGTCGCCCTCGGCGAGCTCGACGGCCGACGTGTCGCGTTCCTCGCCCGTCACGGCCAGGGGCACCGCTTCCCACCGCATCGCGTCCCCTACCGCGCCAACCTCTGGGCGCTGCGCTCGCTCGGCGTGCGCCAGGTGCTCGCACCGTGTGCGGTCGGGTCCCTTCGCCCCGAGCTCGGCCCCGGCACGGTCGTCGTCCCTGACCAGGTCGTCGACCGCACCTGGGGGCGCGAGCACACGGTGTACGACCAGATCGGGCCGGTCGCGCACGTCGCGTTCGCCGACCCGTACTGCCCACGCGGGCGGGCCGCTGTGCTCGCCGCGTCGCAGGACCGTGCCGCGGGCGCAGCGACCGACGGCGGCACCCTGGTGGTCATCAACGGGCCCCGGTTCTCCACCCGCGCCGAGTCGCAGTGGCACCAGGCGGCGAGCTGGGACGTCGTCGGCATGACCGGCATGCCCGAGGCGTCGATCGCGCGCGAGCTCGCGATGTGCCTGACCTCGGTGTGCCTGGTCACCGACCACGACGCCGGTGTCGAGGCCGGCGAGCACGTGACGCACGACGAGGTCCTGCGCGTGTTCGCCGACAACATCGAAGGCCTCAAGACGCTCCTCCGCTCGACGATCGCGGCGCTGCCCGAGCCGGAGGCCGACGACACGGCGACGTGCTCGTGTCGTCGCGTGCTCGACGGGCTGCAGCTCCCGATCGAGCTGCCGTGA
- a CDS encoding SAF domain-containing protein: protein MPLVARAAQRLLPQTWQGPGREAAWRRARARRVAAGLVAATAAVSTVAAVRPADEPTRAVVVAAHDVAAGTRLTAGDLRTVRWPVSVQTPTSATVNGLVGRSVITPLRSGEPVTATRLRGTRTLPQTAAGEVVVSVPLADPTLTSTVRVGDTVDAWSAQTGARIGSRLRVVATVTPSTPTAGRLAASAAADGPAAVLLAVPPAVASRFAQAQAGAQSPGSAVLLGFTPVT from the coding sequence ATGCCGCTGGTCGCACGCGCCGCCCAGCGGCTGCTGCCGCAGACGTGGCAGGGACCGGGTCGCGAGGCTGCCTGGCGGCGTGCGCGCGCCCGACGTGTGGCCGCGGGCCTCGTCGCCGCGACGGCGGCCGTGTCGACAGTCGCTGCTGTCCGCCCGGCCGACGAGCCGACCCGCGCTGTCGTCGTGGCCGCCCATGATGTCGCGGCCGGCACGCGCCTCACGGCGGGCGACCTGCGTACGGTGCGCTGGCCCGTCTCGGTGCAGACGCCGACCTCGGCGACGGTCAACGGCCTGGTCGGCCGATCGGTGATCACTCCCCTGCGTTCGGGCGAACCGGTCACCGCGACCCGCCTGCGCGGCACCCGCACCCTGCCGCAGACGGCAGCAGGCGAGGTGGTGGTGAGCGTTCCGCTCGCAGATCCGACGCTCACCTCGACCGTGCGGGTCGGCGACACCGTCGATGCGTGGTCGGCGCAGACCGGCGCGCGAATCGGGTCGAGGCTGCGGGTCGTCGCCACGGTCACACCCAGCACACCCACTGCCGGACGGCTCGCCGCGAGCGCCGCGGCCGACGGGCCGGCCGCCGTGCTGCTCGCCGTGCCCCCGGCGGTGGCGAGTCGGTTCGCGCAGGCCCAGGCCGGCGCCCAGTCGCCCGGATCAGCGGTCCTTCTGGGATTCACGCCTGTCACATGA
- the mscL gene encoding large conductance mechanosensitive channel protein MscL has protein sequence MKGFKDFIMRGNIVDLAVAVVIGTAFAKVVDTFVSAIIQPLINAMGSAKSAGLGFHIKSGQANTFINFSTIINALIVFLLTAAVVYFVIVLPMNKLNERRKRGQVEEVDPTELELLAEIRDELRARR, from the coding sequence ATGAAGGGCTTCAAGGACTTCATCATGCGAGGCAACATCGTTGACCTGGCTGTCGCCGTGGTCATCGGTACTGCTTTCGCCAAGGTGGTCGACACCTTCGTCAGCGCCATCATCCAGCCGCTGATCAACGCGATGGGCAGCGCCAAGAGCGCGGGTCTCGGGTTCCACATCAAGTCGGGCCAGGCCAACACGTTCATCAACTTCTCCACGATCATCAACGCGCTGATCGTCTTCCTGCTCACGGCGGCCGTCGTCTACTTCGTCATCGTGCTGCCGATGAACAAGCTCAACGAGCGTCGCAAGCGCGGCCAGGTCGAGGAGGTCGACCCGACCGAGCTCGAGCTGCTCGCCGAGATCCGCGACGAGCTGCGCGCGCGCCGCTGA